The following proteins are encoded in a genomic region of Oryza brachyantha chromosome 11, ObraRS2, whole genome shotgun sequence:
- the LOC102713311 gene encoding glutaredoxin-C13 has protein sequence MAERVARLASERAVVVFTKSGCCMCHAVTTLLGELAVSAAVHELDREPLGREMERELARRLRGGGPAVPAVFIGGSLVGGTSKVMAMHLKGELVPMLKNAGALWL, from the coding sequence ATGGCGGAGAGGGTGGCGAGGCTGGCGTCGGAGAGGGCGGTGGTGGTGTTCACCAAGAGCGGGTGCTGCATGTGCCACGCGGTGACGACGCTCCTCGGCGAGCTGGCCGTcagcgcggcggtgcacgAGCTCGACAGGGAGCCGCTCGGGAGGGAGATGGAGAGGGAGCTCGCCAGGaggctccgcggcggcgggcccgCCGTGCCGGCGGTGTTCATCGGCGGGAGCCTCGTCGGCGGCACCAGCAAGGTGATGGCCATGCACCTCAAGGGCGAGCTCGTGCCCATGCTCAAGAACGCCGGCGCACTCTGGCTTTGA